One window from the genome of Treponema sp. OMZ 838 encodes:
- a CDS encoding aspartate carbamoyltransferase regulatory subunit: protein MMELQITALENGIVIDHIPPERTFAIVKMLKLKEYTDMVTVGFNLHSKAHNKKGLIKIADKTLTKSELEKISLLAPHATVNIIKDSKVVQKIPLELPDEIEAFMHCENFKCISNNEAVPSRFIKVHSHGQDCYKCFYCERVIPVADIKLNLN, encoded by the coding sequence ATGATGGAATTACAGATAACTGCATTGGAAAACGGAATAGTGATTGACCATATACCGCCGGAGCGTACCTTTGCGATCGTCAAAATGCTGAAATTAAAAGAGTATACCGACATGGTAACCGTCGGTTTTAATTTGCATAGCAAGGCGCACAATAAAAAAGGCCTGATTAAGATTGCCGATAAAACATTGACAAAATCGGAGCTGGAAAAAATTTCGCTGTTGGCGCCCCATGCGACGGTCAATATCATTAAAGACAGTAAGGTTGTACAGAAAATACCACTCGAACTGCCTGATGAAATTGAAGCGTTTATGCACTGCGAAAATTTTAAATGTATTTCAAATAATGAAGCGGTACCGTCGCGGTTTATAAAAGTACATTCGCATGGACAAGACTGCTACAAGTGTTTTTACTGTGAACGGGTTATTCCGGTCGCCGACATTAAGCTTAATTTAAATTAG
- the pyrB gene encoding aspartate carbamoyltransferase, translating into MINGKKDIISMNDFTAEEILHILKKAEAIEKMSDEEKLSLMHGKIVATMFYEPSTRTKLSFESAAMRLGANILYFDTEHSSVKKGESFSDTIRMVESYSDIIVIRHPLDGAARLAASVSHKPVLNGGDGSNQHPSQTLLDLYTIMKEKGTLENLHIAFTGDLKYGRTVHSLVKALKHFHPVIYFVSPSNLAMPQYLLDDLDDAGVTYYIEENFTGCLDKLDVFYMTRIQRERFPDPEEYEKVKGIYIINRGNIEGKCKDDMIILHPLPRVNEIDVDLDTTKYARYFEQARNGIPIRQAMMMLSLEQ; encoded by the coding sequence ATGATAAACGGGAAGAAGGATATCATTTCAATGAATGATTTCACCGCAGAAGAAATTCTGCACATTTTGAAAAAAGCGGAAGCAATAGAAAAAATGTCTGATGAGGAAAAACTTTCGCTGATGCACGGCAAGATTGTTGCAACCATGTTTTATGAACCGAGCACGAGAACCAAACTATCATTTGAGTCGGCTGCAATGCGGCTCGGCGCAAATATCCTCTATTTCGATACGGAACATTCATCCGTTAAAAAAGGAGAATCCTTTTCGGACACCATACGCATGGTGGAATCCTATTCGGATATCATTGTGATTCGTCATCCGCTGGACGGAGCGGCGCGTCTTGCTGCTTCCGTTTCGCATAAGCCGGTGTTAAACGGCGGCGACGGTTCAAACCAGCACCCAAGTCAAACGCTCCTCGATTTGTATACCATTATGAAAGAAAAAGGCACTTTGGAAAATCTCCACATTGCTTTTACCGGCGATTTAAAATACGGCCGTACCGTTCATTCGTTGGTTAAAGCCCTCAAGCATTTTCATCCGGTTATCTACTTTGTTTCTCCGTCAAACCTCGCCATGCCGCAATATCTGCTTGACGATTTGGATGATGCAGGAGTGACTTACTATATAGAAGAAAACTTTACCGGCTGTTTGGATAAACTCGATGTATTTTATATGACCCGCATTCAGCGCGAACGCTTCCCCGATCCGGAAGAATACGAAAAGGTGAAAGGCATTTATATCATCAATAGAGGCAACATAGAAGGGAAGTGCAAAGACGATATGATTATCCTGCATCCGCTGCCGCGTGTGAATGAAATCGATGTGGATTTGGACACTACAAAATATGCGCGTTATTTTGAGCAAGCGCGGAACGGCATCCCGATTAGACAGGCAATGATGATGCTCTCTCTAGAACAATAA
- a CDS encoding mechanosensitive ion channel family protein codes for MNSLSTFIDFFKNNEIISAKIFGIIQFVFILSVISLFFKILNSIVKKITVKKCSLQIQHIIDKGIRYAGFAVMVLTVFHRLGIDIRALLGAAGIAGVAIGFAAQTSISNIISGLFVITERAFRINDVIEVEGAIGTVQSINLLSVILKTFDSQYVRIPNETIIKANLINYSQFPYRRVKTELGVAYGTDLRKLEQILLSVAKNNAFIIDDPAPSILWTSFSTSSIDLTLMAWTKIEDFVNLRNSLFVEIDERLKQENIEIPFQQLDIHIKGNQTITVPECEQSNSQRQSIEVVNASCE; via the coding sequence ATGAATAGCTTAAGCACTTTTATAGATTTTTTTAAAAATAACGAAATCATATCGGCAAAAATATTTGGTATTATACAATTTGTTTTTATTCTTTCTGTTATCTCTCTCTTTTTTAAAATACTGAATTCTATCGTAAAAAAAATCACGGTAAAAAAATGTTCATTGCAAATACAGCATATAATTGATAAAGGTATCAGATACGCAGGTTTTGCCGTTATGGTGCTGACGGTTTTTCATCGGTTGGGGATAGACATCAGGGCACTCCTTGGTGCTGCGGGAATTGCCGGTGTCGCAATAGGCTTTGCAGCTCAAACTTCAATATCGAATATTATTTCCGGATTATTTGTTATAACCGAACGAGCATTTAGAATAAACGACGTCATTGAAGTTGAAGGAGCTATCGGCACGGTGCAATCGATTAATTTATTGTCGGTTATCCTAAAAACATTTGACAGTCAATACGTCAGAATTCCAAATGAGACGATAATAAAAGCAAACCTGATAAATTATTCTCAGTTTCCGTATAGACGGGTTAAGACGGAATTGGGTGTCGCTTACGGTACTGATTTAAGAAAGCTGGAGCAAATACTTTTATCCGTTGCAAAAAATAATGCATTTATTATTGATGATCCTGCGCCATCAATTCTTTGGACAAGTTTTTCAACTTCAAGTATTGATTTGACTCTTATGGCATGGACAAAAATCGAAGACTTTGTAAATTTACGTAATTCACTGTTTGTCGAAATAGATGAAAGGCTTAAGCAAGAAAATATTGAGATACCTTTCCAACAGCTCGACATTCATATAAAAGGGAACCAAACGATAACAGTACCCGAATGTGAGCAATCGAATTCCCAAAGGCAGAGCATCGAAGTCGTAAACGCTTCGTGCGAATAA